A section of the Microbacterium forte genome encodes:
- a CDS encoding MFS transporter, with product MTRTASIPTTETDAPRVGARGWAALVVLMLPVLLVSVDNTVLSFALPEISIALAPTGAEQLWIIDVYPLVLAGLLVTMGTLGDRFGRRRMLLIGASGFAAVSALAAFAPTAGLLIAARALLGLFGAMLMPSTLSLLRSIFQNRDQRRLAIAVWASAFSAGSALGPIVGGFLLEHFDWGSVFLIAVPVLIPLLIAAPLLVPESRDPNPGRIDIVSIVLSMAAMIPVVYAIKSLAVDGPSLTAGAWALLGVAMGYLFVRRQLTAEVPMLDMGLFRRGSFSGAILVNLLSVVALVGFLYFVSQHLQLVLGLSPMTAGAALVPGMLAMIVAGLSVVPISRRVPPHILVPVGLVFSVAGYLLVAFTTSDHGIAPLVIAFVVLGIGIGGAETISNELILSSAPAEKAGAASAVSETAYELGAVLGTAVLGGLITAFYRGALVVPEGIPAEAAHAATETLAGAYTAAQELPAQLGDALWDAASAAFGSGVMVTSLIGAGLVVLAGVIAAVTLRKAPAH from the coding sequence ATGACCCGTACTGCGTCGATCCCGACGACAGAGACGGATGCTCCCCGCGTCGGAGCCCGTGGCTGGGCGGCGCTCGTCGTCCTCATGCTGCCGGTGCTCCTGGTGTCGGTGGACAACACGGTGCTGAGCTTCGCGCTCCCCGAGATATCCATCGCGCTCGCGCCCACCGGGGCGGAGCAGCTGTGGATCATCGACGTGTACCCGCTCGTGCTCGCAGGACTCCTGGTGACCATGGGAACCCTCGGCGACCGCTTCGGACGTCGCCGGATGCTGCTGATCGGTGCCTCCGGCTTCGCGGCCGTGTCGGCTCTCGCCGCCTTCGCCCCGACCGCCGGGCTGCTGATCGCCGCACGCGCGCTGCTCGGCTTGTTCGGCGCGATGCTCATGCCGTCGACGCTGTCGCTCCTGCGTTCGATCTTCCAGAACCGCGATCAGCGTCGCCTCGCGATCGCGGTGTGGGCGTCGGCCTTCTCCGCAGGTTCGGCGCTCGGTCCGATCGTGGGAGGGTTCCTGCTCGAGCACTTCGACTGGGGCTCGGTGTTCCTGATCGCCGTCCCCGTGCTCATCCCGCTGCTGATCGCGGCGCCGCTGCTCGTGCCCGAGAGTCGCGATCCGAATCCGGGACGCATCGACATCGTCAGCATCGTGCTCTCGATGGCCGCGATGATCCCCGTCGTCTATGCGATCAAGTCGCTCGCCGTCGACGGGCCGAGTCTCACCGCCGGCGCCTGGGCGCTGCTCGGCGTCGCCATGGGCTATCTCTTCGTGCGTCGCCAGCTCACCGCTGAAGTGCCCATGCTCGACATGGGCCTCTTCCGCCGGGGCTCGTTCTCGGGGGCGATCCTGGTCAACCTCCTCAGCGTGGTCGCGCTCGTCGGGTTCCTCTACTTCGTCTCGCAGCACCTGCAGCTCGTGCTCGGCCTCTCGCCGATGACGGCGGGCGCGGCACTCGTGCCCGGCATGCTCGCGATGATCGTGGCCGGACTCTCCGTGGTGCCGATCTCCCGCAGGGTGCCACCCCACATCCTGGTGCCGGTGGGACTCGTCTTCTCGGTCGCCGGCTATCTGCTCGTGGCGTTCACGACGTCCGATCACGGCATCGCGCCCCTCGTCATCGCGTTCGTGGTGCTCGGGATCGGCATCGGCGGTGCCGAGACGATCTCGAACGAGCTCATCCTCTCGAGCGCGCCGGCTGAGAAGGCCGGAGCCGCGAGCGCCGTGTCCGAGACGGCGTACGAACTCGGTGCGGTGCTCGGCACGGCAGTGCTCGGTGGCCTCATCACCGCGTTCTACCGGGGTGCGCTCGTGGTCCCGGAGGGCATTCCTGCCGAGGCCGCGCATGCAGCGACCGAGACCCTCGCGGGCGCCTACACCGCCGCGCAGGAGCTTCCCGCACAGCTCGGAGACGCGCTGTGGGACGCGGCATCCGCGGCATTCGGCTCGGGCGTCATGGTCACCTCGCTGATCGGCGCAGGGCTGGTCGTTCTCGCCGGAGTGATCGCGGCCGTCACACTGCGCAAGGCCCCCGCGCACTGA
- a CDS encoding TetR/AcrR family transcriptional regulator yields the protein MPRPPLARERVLDAFESIVINDGERAATLDATAKAAGVSKGGLLYHFGSKEDLAAGLLDRLDALTTADLERMAAADEGPVAYYVRTSVMEDDALDRALIAASRLAQGGSLPAGEALRTVRRRWEDMIRPHVRDRASLNLVMLLSDGLYFNNSLDVNGEEHLVPHRDELDDLIALVLRTTAP from the coding sequence ATGCCCCGACCTCCCCTGGCCCGCGAGCGCGTGCTCGACGCGTTCGAGTCGATCGTCATCAATGACGGCGAGCGAGCGGCGACGCTCGACGCGACGGCGAAAGCCGCCGGCGTCTCTAAGGGCGGGCTGCTCTACCATTTCGGTTCGAAAGAGGACCTCGCGGCGGGACTCCTCGATCGTCTCGACGCACTCACCACGGCAGACCTCGAGCGCATGGCCGCGGCAGACGAGGGTCCGGTGGCGTACTACGTGCGCACGTCCGTCATGGAGGACGACGCCTTGGATCGCGCGCTCATCGCCGCATCGCGTCTGGCACAGGGCGGCTCTCTGCCGGCGGGCGAGGCGCTGCGCACAGTGCGGCGCCGCTGGGAGGACATGATCCGTCCGCACGTGCGCGATCGGGCGAGCCTCAACCTCGTGATGCTGCTCAGCGACGGGCTCTACTTCAACAACTCACTCGACGTGAACGGCGAGGAGCACCTCGTCCCCCATCGCGACGAGCTCGACGATCTGATCGCCCTCGTGCTCCGCACCACGGCTCCCTGA
- the serA gene encoding phosphoglycerate dehydrogenase gives MPKPVVLIAEVLSPATIEALGPDFDVRNVDGTDREALFASLAEADAVLIRSATHIDEEALTHAPKLKVVARAGVGLDNVDIKAATAAGVMVVNAPTSNIISAAELTVGHILSLARRIPAAHASLAAGQWKRSSFTGAELFEKTVGIVGLGRIGALVAARLAAFDMRVVAYDPYVTSARAQQLGVQLLSLDELVAEADFLTIHMPKTPETTGMIGAEQFKAMKPTAFVVNVARGGLIDEEALHAALVAGEIAGAGLDVFTSEPPAEGGTARPLLDLPNVVVTPHLGASTEEAQEKAGVSVARSVRLALGGDLVPDAVNVAGGVIDPYVRPGISLVEKLGQIFAALATSPLTSLDVEVHGELNDYDVSVLKLAALKGIFTNIVSETVSYVNAPLLADQRGIAVRLLADDVSDEYRNVITLSGALSDGSQLSVSGTLTGPKQAEKLVAINDHALELPIEKHHVVMLYTDRPGIVAVYGQKFGEAGINIAGMQISRLGAGDQALSVLTLDSPVSDDLLEDLRTEIDADLFRQIEITDI, from the coding sequence GTGCCGAAGCCCGTCGTGCTCATCGCCGAAGTTCTCTCTCCCGCCACGATCGAGGCCCTCGGTCCCGACTTCGACGTCCGCAACGTCGACGGCACTGACCGCGAGGCGCTCTTCGCCTCGCTCGCAGAGGCCGATGCGGTGCTGATCCGCTCGGCGACGCACATCGACGAAGAGGCGCTGACGCACGCGCCGAAGCTGAAGGTCGTCGCCCGCGCGGGCGTCGGACTCGACAACGTCGACATCAAGGCGGCCACCGCGGCCGGCGTCATGGTCGTCAACGCTCCGACGTCGAACATCATCTCGGCCGCCGAGCTCACGGTCGGACACATCCTCAGCCTCGCCCGTCGCATCCCCGCGGCCCATGCCTCCCTCGCCGCCGGCCAGTGGAAGCGCAGCTCGTTCACGGGCGCGGAACTCTTCGAGAAGACCGTCGGCATCGTCGGCCTCGGTCGCATCGGCGCTCTCGTCGCCGCCCGCCTCGCCGCGTTCGACATGCGCGTCGTCGCGTACGATCCCTACGTCACCTCGGCTCGTGCGCAGCAGCTCGGTGTGCAGCTCCTCTCGCTCGACGAGCTCGTCGCCGAGGCCGACTTCCTCACGATCCACATGCCCAAGACGCCCGAGACGACCGGCATGATCGGCGCCGAGCAGTTCAAGGCCATGAAGCCGACCGCCTTCGTCGTGAACGTCGCCCGCGGTGGCCTCATCGATGAGGAAGCGCTTCACGCCGCGCTCGTCGCCGGTGAGATCGCCGGCGCAGGACTCGACGTCTTCACCTCCGAGCCGCCCGCCGAGGGCGGAACCGCTCGTCCGCTGCTCGACCTCCCCAACGTCGTCGTGACCCCCCACCTCGGTGCCAGCACCGAGGAGGCGCAGGAGAAGGCCGGTGTCTCGGTCGCGCGCTCCGTGCGCCTCGCGCTCGGCGGCGACCTCGTCCCCGACGCGGTCAACGTCGCCGGGGGAGTCATCGACCCTTACGTGCGCCCCGGAATCTCGCTCGTCGAGAAGCTCGGTCAGATCTTCGCCGCCCTGGCGACGTCGCCTCTCACGAGCCTCGACGTCGAGGTCCACGGGGAGCTGAACGACTACGACGTCAGCGTGCTGAAGCTCGCGGCGCTCAAGGGCATCTTCACCAACATCGTCAGCGAGACGGTCTCGTACGTCAACGCGCCGCTGCTCGCCGACCAGCGCGGCATCGCGGTTCGCCTTCTCGCGGACGACGTGAGCGACGAGTACCGCAACGTGATCACTCTGAGCGGCGCTCTCTCCGACGGCTCGCAGCTCTCGGTGTCGGGCACCCTCACCGGTCCGAAGCAGGCAGAGAAGCTGGTCGCCATCAACGACCACGCGCTCGAGCTGCCGATCGAGAAGCACCACGTCGTGATGCTCTACACCGACCGCCCCGGCATCGTCGCGGTCTACGGCCAGAAGTTCGGCGAGGCAGGCATCAACATCGCCGGTATGCAGATCTCGCGGCTCGGCGCCGGTGACCAGGCGCTCAGCGTGCTGACGCTGGACTCGCCGGTGTCCGACGACCTGCTCGAGGACCTGCGCACCGAGATCGACGCCGACCTGTTCCGTCAGATCGAGATCACCGACATCTGA
- a CDS encoding alpha-L-fucosidase, translating into MMNFEKRTGPDFGTAAPVYPTNGVPDWYRDAKLGFFVHWGLYSVPAWAVQHGDGVNIPTEDAYAWHQYAEWYGNTVRIAGSPTWERHQRLFGPGTSYEDLADRWDASAFDADSFVGELVDAGARYIVPTTKHHEGFCLWGTETTGFNAVARGPRRDLIAEFQAATRRAGAKFGVYYSGALDWHVSDFPPIESDTDLFRYRRNDEHFARYSAAQLDELIERFSPDLLWNDIEWPDGGKAGDDYAVAALLRRYFDAVPDGVVNDRWGVPYHGFLTREYTDIPEIIPEPWESTRGLGYSFGFNQDEDSRHSLSGAALIRLLVDVVAKNGNLLINVGPAADGSIPALQRSAMRELGGWLRANGDAIYGTRPWIRMGEPTGSPRRYTRSAAGVHMHVLDPTTGTAELPAEFDESALRWVDGSAVESTSDASGVRTATIPSALRAEAVAVLTASGV; encoded by the coding sequence ATGATGAACTTCGAGAAGCGCACAGGCCCCGATTTCGGCACTGCGGCGCCTGTGTATCCGACGAACGGCGTGCCCGACTGGTACCGCGACGCGAAGCTGGGCTTCTTCGTGCACTGGGGTCTCTACTCCGTGCCGGCATGGGCGGTGCAGCACGGCGACGGCGTGAACATCCCCACGGAAGACGCCTACGCGTGGCACCAGTACGCCGAGTGGTACGGCAACACGGTGCGAATCGCGGGAAGCCCCACCTGGGAACGGCACCAGCGACTCTTCGGCCCCGGAACCTCGTACGAGGACCTCGCCGATCGATGGGATGCGTCGGCATTCGATGCGGACTCCTTCGTCGGAGAGCTCGTGGATGCGGGGGCTCGGTACATCGTGCCGACCACGAAGCACCACGAGGGGTTCTGCCTGTGGGGCACCGAGACGACAGGATTCAACGCGGTCGCCCGCGGGCCCCGTCGTGATCTGATCGCGGAGTTCCAGGCCGCGACCCGCAGGGCGGGAGCGAAGTTCGGCGTGTACTACTCGGGCGCGCTCGACTGGCACGTGAGCGATTTTCCGCCGATCGAGTCCGACACGGACCTGTTCCGCTACCGCCGCAACGATGAGCACTTCGCCCGCTACTCGGCGGCACAGCTCGACGAGCTGATCGAGCGGTTCTCGCCGGACCTGCTCTGGAACGACATCGAGTGGCCGGACGGCGGGAAGGCCGGGGACGACTATGCGGTCGCCGCGCTGCTCCGGCGCTACTTCGATGCCGTGCCCGACGGCGTCGTGAACGATCGGTGGGGAGTGCCGTACCACGGCTTCCTCACCCGTGAATACACGGACATTCCCGAGATCATCCCTGAGCCGTGGGAGTCGACCCGCGGACTCGGCTACTCTTTCGGCTTCAACCAGGACGAGGACTCGCGCCACTCGCTGTCGGGCGCTGCGCTCATCAGACTCCTCGTCGACGTCGTGGCCAAGAACGGCAATCTCCTCATCAACGTCGGCCCTGCCGCCGACGGTTCCATCCCCGCCCTGCAGCGCAGTGCGATGCGCGAGCTCGGAGGGTGGCTGCGGGCGAATGGCGACGCGATCTACGGCACTCGCCCCTGGATCAGGATGGGGGAGCCGACCGGGTCTCCGCGTCGGTACACGCGCTCCGCAGCCGGAGTGCACATGCACGTGCTCGATCCCACGACGGGCACGGCCGAGCTGCCGGCGGAGTTCGACGAGAGCGCGCTGCGCTGGGTGGACGGCTCAGCGGTCGAATCCACGTCCGATGCGTCGGGCGTGCGCACAGCGACCATCCCCTCGGCGCTGCGCGCAGAGGCGGTCGCCGTGCTCACCGCTTCCGGAGTCTGA
- a CDS encoding M81 family metallopeptidase, protein MGALPGVETGGLERPRIGIAGISIESSTFSPHISGDEAFTVRTGAELRAYYPFLDEGRELAEAADWVPLTHGRSLPGGAVDADTYSRMKTAIVDGIRAHGPFDGFFFDIHGAMSVVGMDDAEGDLALAVREALGDDTLVSTSMDLHGNVSETLRDAVDLLTCYRMAPHEDWLNTKERAVWKLLARLRGECGADPQRRRPYTAWVPVPVLLPGEKTSTRLEPARGIYAELPLIDALPGVVDASVWIGYAWADEPRCQAYVVVTGDDREVITREAERIARMFWEAREDFVFVAETGSLEEALAKALAPDAARPYLISDSGDNPTAGGAGDVTWTLAHLLDRRELTDGSHTALVASVFDADAVAQAVAAGAGATVSLSAGARVDDGPHGPVEITGTVFSITEGDPDAGTQVVIAVGGLHAIITERRKPFHHLADFRMLGLEPTTADMVVVKIGYLEPELYDLARGWTLALTPGGVDQDLLRLGHHRLQPGVYPFDPSGTPDLTAVVGRRGDREETIA, encoded by the coding sequence ATGGGCGCGCTTCCTGGCGTCGAGACGGGCGGGCTCGAGCGACCGAGGATCGGGATCGCCGGGATCTCGATCGAATCGAGTACATTCTCGCCGCACATCTCCGGCGACGAGGCGTTCACCGTTCGCACGGGTGCGGAGCTGCGCGCCTACTATCCCTTCCTCGACGAGGGGCGTGAGCTCGCGGAGGCCGCGGACTGGGTGCCGCTGACCCACGGCCGATCGCTTCCCGGTGGTGCCGTGGATGCTGACACCTACAGCCGCATGAAGACGGCCATCGTCGACGGCATCCGCGCGCACGGGCCATTCGACGGGTTCTTCTTCGACATCCACGGCGCCATGAGCGTCGTCGGCATGGACGACGCCGAGGGGGATCTCGCGCTCGCTGTGCGGGAGGCGCTCGGGGACGACACGCTGGTGTCGACGTCGATGGATCTGCACGGCAACGTCTCGGAGACGCTGCGCGACGCCGTGGACCTGCTCACCTGCTACCGCATGGCACCGCACGAGGACTGGCTGAACACCAAGGAACGAGCCGTGTGGAAACTCCTCGCCCGGCTGCGGGGGGAGTGCGGTGCCGATCCGCAGCGCCGGCGCCCGTATACCGCGTGGGTACCAGTGCCGGTGCTGCTGCCGGGTGAGAAGACGAGCACCCGACTGGAACCCGCCAGGGGGATCTACGCCGAACTCCCGCTGATCGACGCACTTCCCGGTGTCGTCGACGCCTCGGTGTGGATCGGCTACGCCTGGGCGGATGAACCACGTTGCCAGGCGTACGTCGTGGTCACCGGTGACGATCGCGAGGTCATCACCCGCGAAGCGGAGCGCATCGCCCGGATGTTCTGGGAGGCGCGCGAGGACTTCGTCTTCGTCGCCGAGACGGGGTCGCTCGAGGAGGCCCTCGCCAAGGCTCTCGCGCCGGATGCCGCGCGTCCGTACCTGATCTCCGACTCGGGAGACAACCCCACGGCCGGGGGCGCGGGCGATGTCACCTGGACTCTTGCGCACCTGCTCGACCGCCGCGAGCTGACGGACGGCTCGCACACCGCTCTGGTCGCCTCGGTGTTCGATGCCGACGCGGTCGCCCAGGCGGTCGCTGCGGGAGCCGGCGCCACGGTGTCGCTGTCGGCCGGAGCCCGAGTGGACGACGGCCCGCATGGGCCCGTCGAGATCACCGGCACCGTCTTCTCGATCACCGAGGGTGATCCGGACGCCGGCACGCAGGTCGTGATCGCCGTCGGCGGTCTGCATGCGATCATCACCGAGCGCCGCAAGCCCTTCCATCATCTGGCCGACTTCCGGATGCTGGGGCTGGAACCCACGACCGCCGACATGGTGGTCGTCAAGATCGGCTATCTGGAGCCCGAGCTGTACGACCTCGCTCGCGGCTGGACGCTCGCGCTCACGCCCGGTGGCGTCGACCAGGACCTTCTGCGGCTCGGTCATCATCGGCTGCAGCCGGGCGTGTACCCGTTCGACCCGTCCGGCACGCCGGACCTGACCGCCGTGGTCGGACGCCGCGGCGACCGTGAGGAGACCATCGCATGA